From one Acidibrevibacterium fodinaquatile genomic stretch:
- the lpxC gene encoding UDP-3-O-acyl-N-acetylglucosamine deacetylase: MGMMDLLTDIRPSSALAPHAVAPHAVAQNPLPRGRAAGAGGRRSVSRPAVLARQRTLKEAIGCVGVGLHGGREVSLTLHPAAPGTGIRFRRGDLGVEIPARFDAVADTRLCTELAAADRPEVTIGTIEHVMAALAGCGIDNVVVEVDGPEVPILDGSAAPFVFLIDCAGVVTQEAPRRVIEILRPVEVRAGDAFARLLPRDPDGAEAAGELDMAFSIAFDAPAIGRQSLSLRLTDDSFRQELAHARTFTLAAEIEGLRASGRARGGSLENAVVVDGAQVLNPGGLRAPDEFVRHKLLDAVGDLALAGAVLRGRFVAHCSGHALNNRLLRALFAAEGAWREVAPAASARLSAAA, translated from the coding sequence ATGGGAATGATGGATTTATTGACCGACATCCGGCCGTCTTCCGCTCTGGCGCCCCATGCTGTTGCGCCCCACGCCGTTGCGCAAAACCCGTTGCCGCGCGGCCGTGCTGCGGGTGCCGGTGGCCGGCGTTCCGTGTCCCGGCCGGCGGTGTTGGCGCGGCAGCGGACGCTCAAGGAAGCGATCGGCTGTGTCGGTGTCGGGCTGCATGGCGGGCGCGAGGTGTCGCTCACCCTTCATCCGGCGGCGCCGGGAACCGGCATCCGCTTTCGCCGGGGCGATCTCGGGGTTGAGATTCCGGCGCGTTTCGATGCGGTCGCCGATACGCGTCTTTGCACCGAACTCGCCGCCGCCGATCGGCCGGAGGTGACCATCGGCACCATTGAGCATGTCATGGCGGCGCTCGCCGGCTGCGGCATCGACAATGTGGTGGTTGAGGTCGATGGGCCGGAAGTTCCGATTCTCGATGGCTCCGCCGCGCCTTTCGTCTTTCTCATCGATTGCGCCGGCGTGGTGACGCAGGAAGCGCCGCGGCGGGTCATTGAAATCCTCCGCCCGGTCGAGGTCCGTGCCGGCGATGCCTTTGCGAGGCTTCTTCCCCGTGATCCCGATGGGGCCGAGGCGGCGGGCGAGCTTGATATGGCGTTCTCGATTGCGTTCGACGCGCCGGCGATCGGGCGCCAGTCGCTCAGTTTGCGCCTGACCGACGACAGTTTCCGCCAGGAATTGGCGCATGCCCGCACCTTCACCCTCGCCGCCGAGATCGAGGGGCTGCGGGCCAGCGGCCGGGCGCGCGGCGGCAGCCTCGAGAACGCGGTGGTGGTCGATGGCGCGCAGGTCTTGAACCCCGGGGGCTTGCGCGCGCCGGATGAATTCGTCCGCCACAAACTGTTGGACGCGGTCGGCGATCTCGCGCTGGCGGGGGCGGTGCTGCGCGGGCGGTTCGTTGCGCATTGTTCCGGCCATGCCCTCAATAACCGCCTGCTTCGCGCCCTGTTTGCCGCCGAAGGCGCCTGGCGCGAGGTCGCACCCGCGGCATCGGCGCGCCTTTCCGCCGCCGCCTGA
- a CDS encoding sulfite exporter TauE/SafE family protein, with protein sequence MSPGWLLLMLLLVGFAAGVQNALAGGGSFLTFPALLLAGIDARAANITSTVALFPGQVTTGLAGRRDVAGGAGLSFAALVGISLAGGVVGALLLLATPPRFFARLVPFLVLFATAVFAWGSFRRRAPESIRIGRLGAAAAQFVIAIYGGYFGGGIGFLMLAVLTFAGLGLRQAGATKNALAAAMNAAAVVVFAGGGEVHWLAAFSLGAGAIAGGQVGAWLLRRVDDRKLRIGVVAIGLALTVGLFLRQP encoded by the coding sequence ATGTCGCCGGGATGGCTATTGCTGATGCTGCTCCTCGTCGGGTTTGCCGCCGGGGTGCAGAATGCGTTGGCGGGGGGCGGGTCGTTTCTCACGTTTCCGGCGCTTCTGCTCGCCGGGATCGATGCGCGGGCAGCCAACATCACCTCGACCGTCGCACTTTTCCCCGGCCAGGTGACGACCGGGCTTGCCGGGCGGCGTGATGTCGCCGGCGGCGCCGGGCTTTCATTCGCGGCGCTGGTCGGGATCAGCCTCGCCGGCGGGGTGGTCGGCGCGCTCTTGCTGCTTGCGACGCCGCCGCGGTTTTTCGCGCGCCTGGTGCCGTTTCTCGTCCTGTTCGCGACCGCGGTCTTCGCCTGGGGGAGTTTTCGCCGCCGCGCGCCGGAAAGCATTCGCATCGGCCGCCTCGGCGCCGCTGCCGCGCAGTTCGTGATCGCGATTTATGGCGGCTATTTCGGCGGCGGCATCGGGTTTCTCATGCTCGCCGTGCTGACCTTCGCCGGGCTTGGCCTGCGCCAGGCGGGGGCGACGAAAAACGCGCTGGCGGCGGCGATGAACGCGGCTGCCGTCGTGGTTTTCGCCGGCGGCGGTGAGGTCCATTGGCTGGCGGCGTTTAGCCTCGGCGCCGGGGCGATCGCCGGCGGTCAGGTCGGGGCGTGGCTGTTGCGCCGGGTCGATGACCGCAAGCTCCGGATCGGCGTGGTTGCGATCGGCCTCGCGCTGACCGTCGGGCTTTTCCTGCGCCAGCCGTGA
- a CDS encoding cell division protein FtsQ/DivIB: protein MPRLTRSKGRAAGERPARWRLLLRRWRRALIRLGLAGLAFGALVVLVAVLRGHGAAEDSLAPRTAWADALTARLGLRVRAVVVEGRGNTPEPLLHAAIGVEPGDPILGVSLGAMRARLESLAWVQQAVVERHLPGTIVIHLTERRPFAVWQNQGRFTLIDRAGREVADEGVANFKTLPLVVGADAPAHAAAILDLIDRYPEIRARLAALVRIGGRRWNLRLVNGADVLLPEGHEAQALARLAVLQSDHALLDRPFAAVDLRAPDRLILRPRPESAPPEGEAGKAPPGPHGEAAAPGKPT, encoded by the coding sequence ATGCCGCGTCTGACGCGCAGCAAAGGGCGGGCGGCCGGCGAGCGGCCGGCGCGCTGGCGGCTCCTGCTCCGCCGCTGGCGGCGGGCGCTGATCCGGCTCGGGCTTGCGGGCCTTGCGTTCGGCGCACTGGTTGTGCTCGTCGCCGTGCTGCGCGGGCATGGCGCCGCCGAGGACAGCCTCGCCCCGCGCACCGCCTGGGCTGATGCGCTGACCGCGCGGCTCGGTTTGCGGGTGCGCGCGGTGGTGGTCGAGGGGCGCGGCAATACGCCGGAGCCGCTGCTGCATGCCGCGATCGGCGTCGAGCCCGGCGATCCCATCCTCGGCGTTTCCCTGGGGGCCATGCGCGCCCGGCTCGAAAGCCTCGCCTGGGTGCAGCAGGCGGTGGTGGAGCGGCATCTGCCGGGGACGATCGTCATTCATCTGACCGAGCGGCGGCCGTTCGCGGTCTGGCAGAATCAGGGGCGCTTTACGTTGATCGACCGCGCCGGGCGCGAGGTCGCCGATGAGGGGGTCGCCAATTTCAAGACGCTGCCGCTGGTGGTGGGGGCGGACGCGCCGGCGCATGCCGCCGCCATCCTCGATCTCATCGACCGCTATCCCGAGATCCGCGCGCGGCTCGCGGCTTTGGTCAGGATCGGCGGGCGGCGCTGGAATCTCCGCCTCGTCAATGGCGCCGATGTTTTGCTGCCGGAAGGGCATGAGGCGCAAGCGCTGGCGCGGCTCGCGGTGTTGCAGAGCGACCATGCGCTGCTCGATCGCCCCTTCGCGGCCGTCGATCTCCGCGCCCCCGATCGGCTGATCCTGCGGCCACGCCCGGAGAGCGCGCCGCCGGAGGGCGAGGCCGGAAAAGCGCCGCCCGGGCCGCATGGCGAAGCGGCGGCGCCAGGAAAGCCGACATGA
- the ftsZ gene encoding cell division protein FtsZ translates to MTLNLTVPQHLHTDFTPRITVIGVGGGGTNAVDNMISLNLQGVDFVVANTDAQQLLHSRADRRVQLGPHITQGLGAGAKPEIGRAAAEEAAEELYRHLDGAHMVFITAGMGGGTGTGAAPVIARMARERNILTVGVVTKPFSFEGPRRARAAELGIEELQEYVDTLIVIPNQNLFRLANERTSFREAFKMADHVLYMGVRGVTDLMVVPGLVNLDFADIRTVMAEMGKAMMGTGEADGENRAVRAAEAAINNPLLEDTSMAGARGLLINITGGDDMTLFEVDHAANRIREEVDEDANIIFGSAVDESLNGRIRVSVVATGIDTPREAASERPRLVALGGGYNPTEAASGAALDAAPPRGGAAQTAAAQTPVTQTPMAQTPMTQTGAPAHAGAVTRVMPLYPRASQDEAAPRPPFAAHPEDVGHGQEAPRFEPVPQAMPARAPEARPAEATAPEARDAAARDASRGEPRLTTAAAEGRGLFATAARRPPAAPAPQAAPAPRPSLFGTVTGLLRGNFSSARAAEAGPESGARRERYAEEAPRETPRPSVRPAAEEDVGLEIPTFLRRQTS, encoded by the coding sequence ATGACCCTGAACCTTACCGTTCCGCAGCATCTGCACACCGACTTTACCCCCCGGATCACCGTCATCGGGGTCGGCGGCGGTGGCACCAACGCGGTCGACAACATGATTTCGCTCAACCTCCAGGGGGTCGATTTCGTGGTCGCCAACACCGACGCGCAGCAGCTTTTGCATTCGCGCGCCGACCGCCGGGTGCAGCTCGGCCCGCACATCACCCAGGGGCTCGGCGCCGGCGCCAAGCCCGAGATCGGCCGCGCCGCGGCGGAAGAGGCGGCGGAAGAGCTCTATCGCCATCTCGACGGCGCGCACATGGTGTTCATCACCGCCGGCATGGGCGGCGGCACCGGCACGGGTGCGGCGCCGGTGATCGCGCGCATGGCGCGTGAGCGCAACATCCTCACCGTCGGCGTGGTGACCAAGCCGTTTTCCTTCGAGGGGCCGCGCCGGGCACGCGCCGCCGAACTCGGGATCGAGGAATTGCAGGAATATGTCGATACCCTGATCGTCATTCCCAATCAGAATCTGTTCCGTCTCGCCAATGAGCGCACCAGCTTCCGCGAAGCCTTCAAAATGGCCGATCATGTGCTCTACATGGGGGTGCGCGGGGTCACCGATCTGATGGTGGTCCCTGGCCTCGTCAATCTCGATTTCGCCGATATCCGGACGGTGATGGCCGAGATGGGCAAGGCGATGATGGGCACCGGCGAGGCGGACGGCGAAAACCGCGCCGTGCGCGCCGCCGAAGCGGCGATCAACAACCCGCTGCTCGAGGATACCAGCATGGCCGGGGCGCGCGGCCTGTTGATCAACATCACCGGCGGCGACGATATGACGCTGTTTGAGGTCGATCACGCCGCCAACCGCATCCGCGAAGAGGTGGACGAGGATGCGAACATCATCTTCGGCTCGGCGGTGGACGAGTCGCTGAACGGGCGCATCCGCGTCTCGGTGGTCGCGACCGGGATCGACACGCCGCGCGAGGCGGCTTCGGAGCGGCCGCGGCTGGTCGCGCTCGGCGGTGGTTATAACCCGACCGAGGCGGCTTCTGGCGCCGCTCTCGATGCCGCGCCGCCGCGTGGGGGCGCCGCGCAGACGGCTGCGGCCCAAACTCCCGTGACGCAGACTCCTATGGCTCAGACTCCTATGACCCAGACTGGCGCGCCAGCGCACGCGGGCGCGGTGACACGGGTCATGCCGCTCTACCCGCGCGCCTCTCAGGACGAGGCGGCGCCGCGCCCGCCCTTCGCCGCCCATCCCGAGGATGTCGGGCATGGGCAGGAGGCGCCACGTTTCGAGCCGGTGCCGCAGGCGATGCCGGCGCGCGCGCCGGAGGCACGTCCGGCCGAGGCGACGGCGCCCGAGGCCCGTGATGCCGCGGCCCGAGACGCATCGCGCGGCGAACCGCGCCTCACCACGGCTGCGGCCGAGGGGCGCGGCCTATTCGCCACAGCAGCGCGCCGGCCCCCGGCCGCGCCGGCGCCGCAAGCCGCCCCGGCGCCCCGCCCGAGCCTTTTCGGCACCGTCACCGGCCTGTTGCGGGGCAATTTTTCCTCCGCCCGCGCCGCCGAAGCCGGCCCTGAGAGCGGCGCCCGGCGCGAGCGTTATGCCGAGGAGGCGCCCAGAGAGACGCCACGGCCGAGCGTGCGCCCGGCCGCGGAGGAGGATGTCGGCCTCGAGATCCCGACCTTCCTGCGCCGGCAGACCTCGTGA
- a CDS encoding outer membrane protein assembly factor BamD yields the protein MTPCDRRDRTAAFRRPPRRAAWLLIAALLAACSSSSNDENIAKIPVEQLYNQGLDALNAGRYKLATKRFDQLQSNYPYSAWAASAQLMDAYAQYASGKFSDSAATLDRFIQLHPTSKDIAYAYYLRALDFYEQIVDVQRDQKNTQLALAALKEVVNRFPDSAYARDARFKIDLCLDHLAGQEMSIGRWYESQHLYAAAINRYQRVVQDYQMTNMAPEALYRLTEIYMLIGMPDQAKKTASVLQHNYPNSEWYRDSWNLLVDDHQVSGKPVGEADNAGFFSRAFGWIF from the coding sequence ATGACACCGTGCGACCGTCGCGACCGAACCGCAGCCTTTCGCCGCCCGCCACGCCGCGCGGCGTGGCTGCTCATTGCCGCCTTGCTCGCTGCCTGTTCGTCCTCGAGCAATGACGAAAATATCGCCAAGATCCCGGTCGAGCAGCTCTATAACCAAGGGCTCGATGCGCTGAATGCCGGCCGCTACAAGCTCGCGACCAAGCGTTTCGATCAGCTCCAATCGAATTATCCCTATTCCGCTTGGGCGGCGAGCGCGCAGCTGATGGACGCCTATGCGCAATATGCGAGCGGCAAGTTCAGCGATTCCGCGGCGACGCTCGACCGCTTCATCCAGCTCCATCCGACCAGCAAGGACATCGCTTACGCCTATTATCTCCGCGCCCTCGATTTTTATGAACAGATCGTCGATGTCCAGCGTGACCAGAAGAACACCCAGCTCGCGCTCGCCGCGCTCAAGGAAGTGGTCAACCGCTTCCCCGACAGCGCCTATGCCCGCGATGCGCGCTTCAAGATCGATCTCTGCCTCGATCACCTCGCCGGGCAGGAGATGTCGATCGGGCGTTGGTACGAAAGCCAGCACCTCTACGCCGCCGCCATCAACCGCTATCAGCGGGTGGTGCAAGACTACCAGATGACCAACATGGCGCCGGAAGCGCTTTATCGGCTGACCGAAATCTACATGCTGATCGGCATGCCCGATCAGGCGAAAAAGACCGCGAGCGTCTTGCAGCATAATTATCCGAACAGCGAATGGTATCGCGATAGCTGGAATCTGCTCGTCGATGATCATCAGGTGTCTGGCAAGCCGGTCGGGGAGGCGGATAATGCCGGTTTCTTCTCCCGCGCCTTTGGCTGGATCTTCTGA
- the ftsA gene encoding cell division protein FtsA, with protein MNEISGRFLGSGRPPTPPTLTPEPPPRARPFRAGPFGVLDIGSTKIVCLIGRVESDGTLRVLGAAHLQARGVRNGGIVDLDATERAIRKCVAEAEDMADTHLRDVTVNLSCGAPESRLFNVQWPIGGRAVTAADIRRIVAEGRARAASEGRETIHALPLAFAADETGGINDPRGMHCETLGARLHVIDATVTALRNLTACLARVDLAIAELVAAPLAAGLATLVADERELGATLIDMGGGTTGLAVFVENQVLHTALLPIGGMHVTNDIARLLSTPISHAERLKTLYGNVEASPDDEREFLPVPLVGEDERHIVKVPRSMVISIIRPRLEETFELVKERLDGAGLARDAGHRVVLTGGACQLPGAREMAARILGRQVRLGRPLKLRGLPDLMSGPSIATAAGLLAFAGGLGRGLPDLDLDAGRPAGLFRRLVDFLRERV; from the coding sequence ATGAACGAGATTTCCGGGCGTTTCCTTGGCTCCGGCCGGCCACCGACGCCGCCCACGCTCACCCCGGAGCCGCCGCCGCGGGCGCGGCCGTTCCGCGCCGGGCCCTTCGGCGTCCTCGATATCGGCTCGACCAAGATCGTCTGCCTGATCGGCCGGGTGGAGAGCGATGGCACGCTCCGCGTGCTTGGCGCGGCCCACCTCCAGGCGCGCGGGGTGAGGAATGGCGGGATCGTCGATCTCGACGCGACCGAGCGGGCGATCCGCAAATGCGTCGCCGAAGCCGAGGACATGGCGGACACCCATCTTCGCGACGTCACCGTCAATCTCTCGTGCGGCGCGCCGGAGAGCCGGCTTTTCAACGTGCAATGGCCGATCGGCGGCCGGGCGGTGACCGCCGCCGATATCCGCCGCATCGTCGCCGAGGGGCGCGCCCGCGCGGCGTCGGAGGGGCGCGAAACCATCCACGCTTTGCCGCTCGCCTTCGCCGCCGATGAAACCGGCGGCATCAACGATCCCCGCGGCATGCATTGCGAGACGTTGGGGGCGCGCCTGCATGTGATCGACGCGACGGTGACGGCGCTCCGCAATCTCACCGCGTGTCTCGCCCGCGTCGATCTCGCCATCGCCGAGCTGGTTGCGGCGCCGCTCGCGGCCGGGCTTGCGACGCTGGTCGCCGATGAGCGCGAACTCGGCGCGACCCTGATCGACATGGGCGGCGGCACCACCGGGCTTGCCGTGTTCGTCGAAAACCAGGTGCTGCACACGGCGCTGCTGCCGATCGGCGGGATGCATGTGACGAACGACATCGCCCGCCTGCTCTCGACCCCGATCAGCCACGCCGAGCGGCTCAAGACGCTTTACGGCAATGTCGAGGCGAGCCCGGACGATGAGCGCGAATTCCTGCCGGTGCCGTTGGTCGGCGAGGATGAGCGCCATATCGTCAAGGTGCCGCGCAGCATGGTGATTTCGATCATCCGCCCGCGCCTTGAGGAGACTTTCGAACTCGTCAAGGAACGCCTCGACGGCGCCGGGCTCGCCCGCGATGCCGGCCATCGCGTGGTGCTGACCGGCGGCGCTTGCCAGCTTCCCGGCGCGCGCGAGATGGCGGCGCGGATTCTCGGCCGCCAGGTGCGGCTCGGCCGGCCGCTCAAGCTGCGCGGCCTGCCCGACCTGATGAGCGGCCCCAGCATCGCCACCGCCGCCGGCCTGCTCGCCTTCGCGGGCGGGCTCGGGCGGGGGCTTCCGGATCTCGATCTCGATGCCGGCCGGCCGGCCGGCCTGTTCCGCCGCCTGGTCGATTTTCTTCGCGAGCGCGTCTGA
- the hpnH gene encoding adenosyl-hopene transferase HpnH produces MPVPLNQMIRVGAYVVKQHLAGRKRYPLVLMLEPLFRCNLACSGCGKIDYPAPILNQRLSVADCLAAADECGAPVVAIAGGEPLLHKEMPEIVDGMLARGKFVYLCTNALLLEKKLDLFKPHRNFAWDVHLDGDRAMHDHAVSQEGVFERAVAAIRAAKARGFRVCINTTLFDGADPARVAAFLDDVTKVGVDGVMISPGYAYERAPDQQHFLNRQKAKELFRGIFARGKGKKWKFNQSSLFLDFLAGNQTYRCTPWGKPTRNVFGWQRPCYLLGEGYAKSFKELMETTDWDSYGTGQYEKCADCMVHSGYEATAVMDAVRHPLKVAAVALRGPRTEGPMAPEIPLDRQRPAQYVFSNHVEKAMEAIHSGKESLLDAAE; encoded by the coding sequence ATGCCCGTCCCCTTGAACCAGATGATCCGTGTCGGCGCTTATGTCGTCAAACAACACCTCGCCGGGCGCAAGCGCTATCCGCTGGTTCTGATGCTGGAGCCGTTGTTTCGCTGCAATCTCGCCTGCTCGGGCTGTGGCAAGATCGATTATCCGGCGCCGATCCTCAATCAGCGGCTCTCGGTCGCTGACTGTCTCGCGGCGGCCGATGAATGCGGCGCCCCGGTGGTTGCGATCGCCGGCGGCGAGCCTTTGCTGCACAAGGAAATGCCCGAGATCGTGGACGGCATGTTGGCGCGCGGCAAGTTCGTCTATCTCTGCACCAACGCCCTGCTGCTCGAGAAAAAGCTCGATCTCTTCAAGCCGCATCGTAATTTCGCCTGGGATGTGCATCTCGATGGCGACCGCGCGATGCATGATCACGCGGTGAGCCAGGAGGGCGTTTTCGAGCGCGCCGTCGCGGCCATCCGCGCCGCCAAGGCGCGCGGCTTTCGGGTCTGCATCAATACGACGCTGTTTGACGGCGCCGATCCCGCCCGGGTCGCGGCCTTTCTCGACGACGTGACCAAGGTTGGCGTCGATGGCGTGATGATTTCCCCAGGCTATGCCTATGAGCGCGCCCCGGACCAGCAACATTTCCTCAATCGCCAGAAAGCGAAAGAGCTGTTTCGCGGCATTTTCGCGCGCGGCAAGGGCAAGAAATGGAAGTTCAATCAATCCTCGCTGTTCCTTGATTTCCTGGCCGGCAATCAGACTTACCGCTGCACGCCGTGGGGCAAGCCGACGCGCAACGTCTTCGGCTGGCAGCGGCCGTGCTACCTGCTCGGCGAGGGCTATGCCAAAAGCTTCAAGGAATTGATGGAGACGACGGATTGGGACAGCTACGGCACCGGCCAATACGAAAAATGCGCCGACTGCATGGTCCATTCCGGCTATGAGGCGACCGCGGTGATGGATGCCGTGCGCCATCCCCTGAAGGTCGCCGCCGTCGCGCTGCGCGGGCCGCGCACCGAGGGGCCCATGGCGCCGGAAATTCCGCTCGATCGCCAGCGCCCGGCGCAATATGTCTTCAGCAACCATGTCGAGAAGGCGATGGAGGCGATCCATAGCGGCAAGGAGAGCCTGCTCGACGCCGCCGAGTAG
- the recN gene encoding DNA repair protein RecN, protein MLSALSIRDVVLIERLDLDFDAGLTVLTGETGAGKSILLDSLGLALGVRAEGAMVRTGAEQASVVALFTPPPAHPAWAFLAEQGIASGAEIMLRRVISREGRSRAFIDDQPVAVGVLRGLGALLVEVQGQHEQMALADPAAHAALLDEFGGAHDLAAAVAAGWRRWRAALAALEEVKAAQAAAARDADWLAHAEAELSALAPAPDEETHLAGARQRLQQKTREAEALAQALAELVPRDRRQGGPAASLRACARLIERATPRRAPEETPDAAEAAVAGLRAELLAAIGRAEDALAEAERLLETALTTLAIDPQHLETAEERLFALRAAARKYQVPVAELPALLEDLRRRRAMLDEGAARLEARAAEAASARAAYLEAAARLAARRAEAAGRLERAIMRELAPLKFAAARVKVEITPLDEAAFGASGTETVRFLIATNPGEAPGPLGRIASGGELSRLMLALKVVLARFSPAQTLIFDEVDAGIGGATAAAVGERLARVADGRQVLVVTHSPQVAARGTRHLRVAKTLKGGRASTMIEPLTGRARREEIARMLAGETITEAARAAADDLLGAA, encoded by the coding sequence ATGCTGAGCGCTCTTTCGATCCGCGACGTGGTGCTGATCGAGCGGCTCGACCTCGATTTCGACGCCGGCCTCACTGTGCTGACCGGCGAGACCGGCGCCGGCAAGTCGATCCTGCTCGATAGTCTCGGCCTCGCCCTCGGGGTCCGTGCCGAGGGCGCGATGGTCCGCACCGGCGCCGAGCAGGCGAGCGTCGTCGCCCTGTTCACGCCGCCGCCCGCGCATCCGGCGTGGGCTTTTCTCGCCGAGCAAGGGATCGCGAGCGGCGCCGAAATCATGCTCCGCCGCGTCATCTCGCGCGAGGGCCGCTCGCGCGCCTTCATCGACGATCAGCCGGTCGCGGTCGGCGTCTTGCGCGGCCTCGGCGCGCTGCTGGTCGAGGTGCAGGGCCAGCATGAGCAGATGGCGCTCGCCGATCCCGCCGCCCACGCCGCCCTGCTCGATGAGTTTGGCGGCGCGCATGATCTTGCCGCGGCGGTCGCGGCCGGCTGGCGGCGCTGGCGGGCGGCTTTGGCGGCGCTCGAAGAGGTGAAAGCGGCGCAAGCGGCGGCGGCGCGGGATGCGGACTGGCTCGCCCATGCCGAGGCGGAACTCTCGGCGCTTGCGCCGGCGCCGGATGAGGAGACGCATCTCGCCGGCGCGCGCCAGCGTTTGCAGCAAAAAACCCGCGAGGCCGAGGCCCTGGCGCAAGCGCTCGCCGAACTCGTGCCGCGCGATCGCCGGCAAGGCGGGCCGGCGGCGAGCTTGCGCGCCTGCGCCCGCTTGATCGAGCGCGCGACACCGCGCCGCGCGCCGGAGGAGACGCCCGATGCCGCCGAGGCCGCGGTCGCTGGCCTGCGGGCCGAGCTGCTCGCTGCGATCGGCCGCGCCGAGGATGCGCTGGCGGAGGCGGAGCGGCTTTTGGAAACGGCGCTGACGACGCTCGCGATCGATCCGCAGCACTTGGAAACCGCCGAGGAGCGGCTGTTCGCGCTGCGTGCCGCGGCGCGCAAATATCAGGTGCCGGTCGCCGAACTCCCCGCGTTGCTCGAGGATCTCCGCCGCCGCCGCGCCATGCTCGACGAGGGTGCGGCGCGTCTCGAGGCGCGGGCGGCCGAGGCCGCCTCGGCGCGGGCCGCCTATCTCGAGGCGGCGGCGCGGCTGGCGGCGCGCCGGGCGGAGGCGGCGGGGCGGCTGGAGCGGGCGATCATGCGCGAACTCGCGCCGCTCAAATTCGCCGCCGCCCGCGTCAAGGTCGAGATCACCCCGCTCGACGAGGCGGCGTTCGGCGCCTCTGGCACGGAGACGGTGCGGTTCCTGATCGCAACCAACCCCGGCGAGGCGCCGGGGCCGCTCGGCCGCATCGCCTCGGGCGGCGAATTGTCGCGGCTGATGCTGGCTTTGAAAGTGGTGCTGGCGCGGTTTTCGCCGGCGCAGACGCTGATTTTCGACGAGGTCGATGCCGGGATCGGCGGCGCGACGGCGGCCGCCGTCGGCGAGCGCCTGGCCCGCGTCGCGGATGGGCGGCAAGTCCTGGTGGTCACGCACAGCCCGCAGGTCGCAGCGCGCGGGACGCGGCATTTGCGGGTGGCGAAGACACTGAAGGGCGGCCGCGCGAGCACGATGATCGAGCCGCTCACCGGCCGCGCCCGGCGCGAGGAGATCGCCCGCATGCTGGCCGGTGAAACCATCACCGAGGCCGCCCGCGCCGCCGCCGACGACCTCCTGGGCGCGGCATGA
- a CDS encoding D-alanine--D-alanine ligase: MRRVAVLYGGISAEREVSLASGRQVIAALGAAGFAVTPVEVGGDLGAVIAALTPAPDVVFNALHGRFGEDGAIQGVLEWLGIPYTHSGVLASALAMDKEAARRVFAAANLPIAAGRVVSRADLAAGDPLPAPYVVKPLAEGSSVGVTIITQGDNRRAEIAANWRFGPRALVEEFIPGREITVGVLGERALTVTEILPAAGFYDYQAKYAAGGSRHVLPAAIHPAAFEAALATALAAHRALGCRGASRADFRYDDTAGEPGRLVLLEVNTQPGLTATSLLPEQAACMGMDFPALCAWMVEQAACRV, translated from the coding sequence ATGAGGCGGGTTGCGGTGCTTTATGGCGGGATATCGGCCGAGCGCGAGGTCAGTCTCGCCTCCGGCCGCCAAGTGATTGCCGCCCTCGGCGCGGCCGGGTTTGCGGTGACGCCCGTCGAGGTCGGGGGCGATCTCGGCGCCGTCATCGCCGCGCTGACCCCGGCGCCAGACGTCGTCTTCAACGCCTTGCACGGGCGTTTCGGCGAGGATGGCGCGATCCAGGGCGTGCTCGAATGGCTCGGCATCCCCTATACCCATTCCGGCGTGCTCGCCTCGGCGCTCGCCATGGATAAGGAAGCGGCGCGGCGGGTGTTTGCCGCGGCCAACCTGCCGATCGCCGCCGGGCGGGTGGTCTCGCGCGCCGACCTCGCCGCCGGCGACCCGCTGCCCGCGCCCTATGTCGTGAAACCGCTCGCGGAGGGATCTTCGGTCGGGGTCACGATCATCACCCAAGGCGATAATCGCCGCGCCGAGATCGCCGCGAACTGGCGTTTCGGCCCCCGCGCCCTGGTCGAGGAATTCATCCCCGGGCGCGAGATCACCGTCGGCGTGCTCGGCGAGCGGGCGCTGACCGTGACCGAAATCCTGCCTGCCGCCGGATTCTACGATTACCAGGCGAAATACGCCGCCGGCGGCTCGCGCCACGTGCTGCCGGCGGCGATCCACCCGGCGGCGTTCGAGGCGGCGCTGGCGACAGCGCTCGCCGCCCATCGCGCGCTCGGCTGCCGGGGCGCGAGCCGGGCCGATTTCCGCTATGACGACACGGCCGGCGAGCCCGGCCGCCTCGTCCTGCTCGAGGTCAATACCCAGCCCGGCCTCACCGCGACCTCACTTTTGCCCGAGCAAGCCGCCTGCATGGGCATGGATTTCCCGGCGCTCTGCGCTTGGATGGTGGAGCAAGCGGCATGCCGCGTCTGA